The Delphinus delphis chromosome 13, mDelDel1.2, whole genome shotgun sequence DNA window CGCCTCTCCTCTCCAGGCAGGGTCAGGCGGCCTCCTTTGAAAAACTTTTGTAGAAGTGAAACACACCCCCACATTACGCGTATCTAGcttaatgaattttcacaaactaagCACACCCAGATCCGGGGCCCCAGAACGATCCCTGACACCTGGGTCATCCTGACTCGCCTCTGTCGCCCTGGAGCCCAGGCCCCGCATGGCAGAGACTGCTCTGTAGACGTCACCGATGGAGGAATGGGTTCCTGGAGAGACTCTCAcacaggggctctggctcagggAGCAGCCAGAGGCATCACCGACCCGAGGGTGCCAAGGCAAAGGCTTGGTCCATGGAGCAGGGTCTCTCAggggctcagcaaggagaagTGGGCAGGGAAAGCAAAGCTTCTTTTCTCAGAGTAGCCATGAGGAGGGCCCGTGCTTGTCTTCAGATCTTCACTACAAGCTAATCATGAATCAGAAGCCGCAGAGGAAAGGTAAGACAGGCCCACAGGTGCCTGATGGGAAGCTACTGCCCTCAAGAGCAGGCCCCCCAGACGGCCTATGCCCACGCGAATTATCccagtggggagggggcgtgGGCAGCCAGACCGCTCCCAGCCATGGTCTGGGTGACTTCATGCACCCAAGCACAGCAAGTGCCACTCTTGGGGACCCCAAAGCCTGAGTTCTGTGCAGCAGGGGCAGTGGACAGAgcagctggggggcagggggctgcccaggttcacccctccccagccctggcctcacTATCCTGGTGAGCTTTCACTTGGACTGCTGCCCCAGGCTTCCCCAGCACAGCCCCAGCCCCAACCCCTGGTCCCTTTGGCCTTGGGGCAGGAAGCTCTGGGCACACTCCTTCCAGGGTCCTCCCTATCATCTCCACAGCAACCATGGGGGCATGTCATCACCTGTGGCCCACTCACCTTGCCTGTCCCCTAGCCCAGCCTGGGAACAACCAGGTCGAGTCTtgggctcccctcccctcttaCTTTTGGGACCAGGTCTGACATCGGGAGGTGGTCTGAGTGGTGAGTGGTGCCCGCCTGGAATGCCCCAGTCTGGGGTGTGcccagggctctcttcctgggagATACGCAGAGGATGGGGTGGTGAGGGCCCTTCTCCAGTGGGGTGGCACAGCTCCAGCCAGCTGATGTGGGCACGTAGTGTCAGGGGTCCCCTGATGGGACCTCGAGAGAGGGCGTGCTCCCATTCAGGTCCCACTGCTTCTTCCGTCCCCAGCCCCATGGCCCTGGCTCCCTCTGGCACTGGCGGTGTCTGGGGCTGCCTCACCAGAgtgtgggggagggctgggaccTGCAGAGCCAGGAGGCGGGCACAGGTGGGCCTGGCCCTTCAGCCACAGCAGCCGTGCAGAAGCGCTGAGACCTGCAGGGATGGGAGCCTCGTTGCTGCCACCTTCTGCTGACCCCAAGCAGCCCCCACAGGCAGCATCTCCAGTTCCAGCTTTCAGTCCAACAAGTCCATCTCGAATACAGTGGTGTCAGGTGAGCACACCAGCACCTCTGTGCTCAGGGTGGGGGAAGAGCAGGTACAGACCTCAGGGCCCCCGGGCCTGAAACGGCAAGTGGGGTGCTGAGCCGAATGCTGAAAGCCCACGGTGGTCCTCCGTGGGGCAGACCTCGGGGGAGCGCCTCTGCCAGTCCCCATGGGCTTGGGGGTTAAGGGGTAGCTGAGGGACCAAGGAGGGTCCCCAGGTGCCCTGTGAGCTGAAACCTCCAGGAGGGAGCTGAGGCCAGGGGACAGGTTAGTGGGTCGGctggagggaggcctgaggaCAGGCCACAAAAGCAGGACAGGCTTGGCTGCCAAGGCAAGATGGTCAGTGTGGGGCATGAGTCAGGCAGAGCGTGTGACAGAGGAGCCCCGagtggtcttcattgctgctcactgTGTCCCTCAGAGCAGACAGGACGTGGGTGGGCTGGCCCTCCTACAGAGGCTGGATTTGTGGCATTTTTGCTGAGTGAGGGGCCTCATCCCGGGAGAGCAGACCTGCACAGGCTGGGCCACCCAGACCTTTCCTTCCGTTTCATTTTGCCCGAAATGGGGTTCAAAGTCAGGGAACAGCTGCTGGCTACCCCACCCCGGCCTTTACCGAGGCCCGTGAGGAGACTGCCCCACGGGGTGTGTGGGGCTCTCCGCACTTCAGCTGCTCGGGGAGCCACCTCCACCACTGCGTCCGCTTCAGAGCATTCAGGCACCCACACGCTTCACCCTACTCCCGCATCTGTGCCTCCCAGCGGCCCTCAGAGGGAGGCCATTACCATCTCCCCtttacaaagaggaaactgaTGCAGGGTGGGGCCCCTTGGGTGCATACAGCTGACTGATGCCCAGTGACTGGCCCTGTCTGAGTCTGACCCTCAGCCAACTCGCAAGGCAAGGCCAGGTCCCAGCGCACCTCCTCTAAGAAGCAAGACTCGAAAGCTGACGTTCCCCAGAAGTTGGACCTGGAGGAGGAGCCATTGGTTGCTGCCCTGCTTCACAGCAGCAGGGTGGACAAAGCCCTCGGGGCACAGGGGCTGGCCAAGTAAGGCTCCGTGAGCCCCACGGGACAGGGTTGCATTCAGCAGGTTCACAGCCTGGAACCAGCCAATTGCTTTGCCCTTCCAAACGGGCAGGTCTTCAGAGGGAAGCAAGCTCGTGAAAGCCGGGCTTGCCCATCTGGTGGACcctgccttctcctctcccctgggGGTCCTGCACGGTCCCTGTGCTGACCTGAGCCCGCAAGAGGGGCCAGCAGCAGCCCCTAAAGCATTCTCTCAAAGCACAGAAACAAAGTAACTTGGCCTCCACATTAGCTTGCTTTTTGCCAAGAGAACCCTGAGTCAGGTTTGGGCTccaccctgggagctgtgctggCCTCTGGAAGGCACAGGGCCAGCAGACCAGAGCAGGACCAGTCCCTGGTGACACCCGAGTTCCTGGGACTTCCTGGGAAGCAGCAGTGAGCCTGGACTTTGCATCCGAAGAAGGGACCCTGTTGTCCCCTGGGTAGTGCCACCAGCAGGCCAGGCTCCTGCTTCTCTGCAGTCTTTAGGCTCCCCCCTCCACCAGCACCCTGGGTTTGTGGTCAGGACTGAGGGCAGCCAGGCAGCTCAAACCACATCTGACTCTTCAGTGTACCTTGAGGGGGGAGGAAGTGATGCGCCCGGGTCATAGCCAGCCCCAGAGACCCACCCCCGCCACCTGGTGCCTGGAGCACCCTGGTAGGCGGAAGGGAGCCAGGGCCCCAGGAGGCCGTGGAGATGACCCTCTTACTCACGCTGGAGCAGGTGCTGCCCCGAGAGGGGGTGTGAGAGATCACCTCCGGTAGGCCGCCTCTGGTCTGCTCTAATGGCTGTTTCAGAGACAAAGTGGAGAGCTCTAATCCAGCAGCCACCTCGGTGGCCGGCAGCCTGCACAAGGGCAAGCAGGTGCCAGGGGTGCCCCCCGCGATGAGACTGCCCCTGCACCTGTGCAAGCCCGCCACACTCCAGCAGTGCGAAGTGGTCATCCGCCAGCTGTGGAATGCCAACCTCCTGCAGGCCCAAGAGGTGAGGCTCGGCTGCAGGGTGCCCCGGGGCCCCCGCAGCCCCACCCACCGTGCCTCTTCTCCCTGCCTTCCAGCTGCAACACCTCAAGTCCCTCCTAGAAAGGAGCCAGAGACACAGGGCTGCCCTCGAGGAGGCCAGGCCCGGTTCTCCCAAGTAAGTGCCCCATGCGGCCCACTGGGTCACAACGGGGCCTGCTTGTCTGGGGCTCACGGCTGACTGTCCCTCCCCAGGGACCAGGAGGCTCTGCACCCGGGGGCCATGCTGCTCCCCAAGGTCGCCACCAGGGGCGTCTCTAAGAAATGGTGAGTCTTACTGGCACAGGAGGTAGGCAGCCTCTGAGCCCAGGGGTCACAGGGCCGGGGAGGGCGTCCGCagtgacccccccacccccgtcccccagCCTGATCCTGAGCCGGGCGCCCATGGCGGAGTGAGCCATCCTGCCCGCACTGAAGCGGAGCCTCAAGAGCAACTTTGCCGAGCGGCAGAGACGGCTGCAGGCAGTGCAGAGCCGGTGGCTGCACTACTCGGTGCTCTGAGTGCCAGACCCATGACCACTCACCCTCAGGTAGCACTTCCAAAGAATCCCAGTACATTTACGCCAGCCTAACTTCCAGACCAGCCAAACCCACGGCAGATAAAGTACGTGGTTTCAGGGCTGAAGAactgtttatttctttgcttgGTATTTCTGCACTTACACACACGTGTGCATTATGAAATAAGCATGAGCCTACCTGTCGAAGACTGGAAATAAAGCTCGTTTCTCCCTGTTGTGAGTCTTGTTCCTCACTGGCCATCAGGCACTGCTGCCCTGAGCGCCCCTAGCTCTGCTCCCTGCCATGGGCAGGGCCTGCTGGGCAGTCACCCTGCTTGCTAGGGCCTTGCGGCTGCCCTGTAAGAAAACAAGCTCCGGGACAGCCTGCACACTCTTCCTGGAGTGCAGGGGGCTGCCTTCCCGGCATGTAGGCAAGACACTGTCCTGTGTCCACTGACGAACACAGCTAGTGAGCGGCCCCACCCAGCCTGCCTTCCTCCATGGACGGCTAGAGCCATGGCCACGGGAGAAGGTCCTCTCCTGTACACTGGGCCCCACCCTGCAATGGCCTCACACCACCCCCTCAATCGCCAGAACAGCAGCTTCAGCGCAGACCCTTGCCTGGCAGGACAGTCCTCCTGGCCCAACCGGCCATGTCCTCAGTGCCGATCTCTGCCGCTTCTGCTTTGGGCAGCAGGGAACCTGGGGGTGAACCAGGACAGGCACGTCTGGGCATCGGTGGCCATCCCCGAGGTGGGGGACCTGGCTCAGCCCTGACAGTGCCCTTCACTGGATGGAGGGCCCCTGACTTGCAGAGAGGGGGGACACAGTGACAAATTCATGACAAACACaggaataataaatttattataagaaCCACAGAAGACACGGTAATGCACATACAAAAGGGGGGAACCTCTCATCGCCAGAGGGCCGGCTGGCACCCCGTCAGGAGCCCTCAACTGTCTGGAGGGTTCTTAAGACGCTGGGTCCCAAGGACAACATCCTAACCCGAGTGGGCCTAAGTGCCTAACCAGTGGGCACGGCGCCAGGAACAAGATCCACCCAGACACCCCTGCTCCCGGGTGCCTCCACAGTGCTGAGCGGACTCCCAGGGCTAGAATGAGAAGGATCATGAGGTATGAGGCCCGGCCGGTGGCCGGGGACCCACAGCCACAAACAGACCTTCCCTCGAGCTGCAGTCAGCGCCCCCGGATCCTGGAGCTTCCCTGTGGCGTGCCCCACATGCCAACGGTGGCACGATCTCAACCCAAAACCGTGATCAAGGAATTCTGCATGTTTTAAGGGTTTCCTATGTCCTGCACGTTCCCCTGTGGAAACGGTAGAAGAGCTTTCTGGCGCACACGCAAGAGGCTCACACAGGACCCTGAGTTCCCGAGGAAGGACACGGGCCCTGCAGAGGCTGCGGGGATAGTAGCCTGAGGAGCACAGGGCCGGGGGCATGCCTGGCTCCTGGAGGAAGCAGCCAGCTGCCTGTCCCAGTCCTGTCCAAGTGTGGGAAATGTTTGGCAGGTCCCCAAGGCAGAAGATAAAAGCAGGAAAGTTAACCTAAGCCCAAGCTCTCTAAGGAAGCCAGCATCTAGAAATGTCCGACACGGGGCCCCGACGAGGCTGCCGGCTGCCCCACGGTCCCTGGAGGGCAGGCAGCCGGAGATGCAGTGGCGGTGGCGGCTAGGCGGCTGAGAGGCAGGCCTGGTGGATGCTCTGGGCCCAGGTGTTGAGCAGGGCCGTGACCGAGTGCTTGTCAGGGAGCTGCAGCAGCCGCGAGGTCATGCACCGGTGCACCGACTGCAGGAAAGGGTTGGCGTCTGCAGCAGAGCGGCCGGCCATGAGCGCTGTGTTCTCTGCCAGGACCCTGGCCcgccccacccagcccagggaCCAGGGGTGCCAGCTCCGCGTGCCAGTGGAGAGCTGGAACAAAATGGTCTGGAGCCTCAGGGCGGCCTCAGGGCCCTTGTCCTGGTCCTCTACATGCCAGCTCTGAGCCTCGGGGGGACTGTCTCCCATCACCAAGGTTCTCTCTGGGCCTGTCACCCAGATGGGTTCCCATGAGCCCAAGCTCCCATGTGTGCCCCCCGGTCAGCCTTGAGAAGGCCCACAGGAGCCACTGGGCCTGCTCACCCCTCATCCCCGGAACATGGCTGCCCCAGAGCTGCAGGGACACCATGGGGTCAGAGACACTTCTCTTTCCATGTGACTGAGGGGCAATCTGCTCCTGCCCaccaaggaggaaggggaagagggggccTCAGCAGGGCAGGGGCACGTGGAGGAAAGCCTTGTGGCCCGTCCTCTCAGTCACCCACCGTACTGCCACTGCCGGTCGATCCACAGTGGGCTCTGGGCAGGGTAGTCGGCAGGCACGCTGAGCTCCAGCGGTGGCACGCTGGGGAGGTCCTTGTCATCTGCAACACACAAGGCCGCACCTGTGACCAGGCTTGCCCCTCCTCATAGCCCTGCTCCCCAACAGCACCCTCCAGGCCCCAGAGGTTCTGGTGAGGCTGCTGCAGAGCCGAGGCCCCTGACTCCCGAGCTTCTCCGTCTCCCCAGGGCCTCAGGTGAGCAGAGTCGCAGCTggacaggagggagggggcttccctgcacGTGGGAGAGAGGTGAGAGTGTGCAGGCTCAGGGCCCAGCCCCCAGTGCGAGTTCTGGGCCAGGAGCGTGTGGGGACCAAGGAGGACAGCGGGCAGGCTCCAGAGAGGGCCCGGGGCTTGGGGATGAGCAGGTGGTCCTGGGCAGTGGCAGAGCCTGAGGCTGCCAGTCACGGTTCATTCTTgatccaccccacccccggcacTCACCCAGCTTGCATATCAGGTGGACGGTGCCGTTGTTACTGCAGTGAGAAGGGTCCAAGTTCACCAGGAACTTGGGGTCTAGCCGGGCCACCTCCCCCTGGAGCACATTGGGGATGCTCTGCCGTTCGTCCTCTTCAAACCTACGCTTCCGGGTGCAAACCACCGGGGCCCTGGGGGAGGCAGCCGTGTTGACCATGCTGGCCAGGCCATGGCCCAGGACCCACCGCCCACCAAGCCCTGGGCAGTACGCACGTGATGGGGGGGCCATGTATGGCCGTCATGGCAGGCACGAACGTGCGGTACAGGGAATGGTTGAAGACAGGTGAGCGAATATTGGCCAGGACGGCATCCAGGAGTGGCTGGCACAGGTACTGCTGCTTGGTTGGCGGCACCGGGGGAGGTGGGGGCGTGGGCTGGGACAGGACAGCAGGGTCAGCAGCCCACTCTTGGGGCGGCTTTCCAGACCCCAGGTCCTCATCCTCACTCACAGCCAGACCTCCTGGCtcccccaccacctccacccctgcaGACAAGGATGGCTGATCCTGGACACACTCTACTCCCCCTGGGCCTGGCCTTGGGCATGAGAACCCTCACACCTGTGGGGGAAGGAAGCACCCATGGGCCCGCACCCAGAGGCTGATTTCTCCCATGTTCTCACCCCACCCACACTGCAGACCTGACCTGGAAGAGGACTCCTGAGCAGGCTCCCCAGACTGAGCAGCACggtcccctgcccacctctgacTGCAGGCTCCTTCTAGCTCGTGGTTCCGAGTCACTGTGGGGTGAGCCCTGACCTCCCCAGAGATGCCTGCGACCCTACCAACACCACCAGGCCGCAGCACCCCACGCACCACTGCCATGTCATTCTTGAGTTTCTCCAGGGCAATCTCACACTTCTGCAGCGTTTTCAGAGGGCACCTATAGGGGAGAAGATGtggctgactctccacgtgggagGACAGGGGAGCCGGCAGCTCTCATGTTCTCATCTCAACCACTCACCGTCTGGCCTCCTCTGGATGGAGCGAGACCTGAGGCCTGGGCCACCAGAAccctccccaggaaccccagcCAGCCCACCCGCTGTTCCCAGACCCAGAGTCTAAGGCAAGATGGCCCCGCACCCAGGAGCTGCTGGTCCTGGCTGGCAGAACAAGGCACGCACGTGATGGATCAAGGGGAAAGACAGAGGCCAggcccctgccccccatcccGATGACCCCAATGAGGGCCTGGAGGGCCGTCCACCGCCAACAGGCCCACTCCTCAGTGCCCAGCATTCTGCCCAGATGAGCAGAACAGGGAGGACGTTCTGGAAGGGGAGCCTGGCCTGAGCCAaggcctggggagagggcaggaatCCCAAGGCCAGTCCATGCACAGGAGGTGGCGCTGGCTGAGCTCTGGTGCTCAGCAGCCCCACGGCCAGTGGGCAAGGGAAAGGACATGAGTGCGTGTCCTCTGCCTTCCAAGTGCTTCTCAGACGCCGTCCCAGTTCCCTCCCACAGCCAGCGCTTTCGAGCTCAGCTGCCCCTTTTGCAGATGGGGTAACTAAGAAacagtcacttgcccaaggccaccagCAAATCAGGGGCAGGGCTGCAGGTCAGACTGAAGCCCATCAAGGCCAGTAGCCCAGTGAGGCAGGGCTCTGAGGGCCACAGGGTAGGCCAGCCAAGCAGCTGGGGACCCTCTGTGAGGTGTGGGCGCAGCACCACCTCCCCCCATGGGCCTAGGGGCAAAGCTCACCGCTTGGAGGGGTCTGTCAGTATGTCCAGAAGGCTCTTCATCTTACTCAGGTCCTTTTTTCTGTCTGGGGCAGAAGGAGGCACTCAGACAAGGGCCTGGGCGTCTGCAGGCCCTGCCCCCGGCCCGCCCGCCCGGCCCCCACCTTCGTTCTTGTCGATCTTGTTGATCATACGGCGCAGGGGCTCGATGTACTTGGACAGCTGCTTCAGCTTGTCCAGGTACTGCTGCTCCTCGGCCTGGCTCGAGCCCGCGGGGCTCATGACGGAGCTGGGGTTCACTGCGGGACACGGCCCAGTGAGCACGGCCCCAGCCCACGAAGGGTCGTCAGCCCCTCACCTCGCAGGGCCCCGGACTGTGCCCGCCTTGGGTCCGACTTACCAGGCGTGTTCAAAGGTCCTGGGGAGGGGACGCTGAAGTTCTGCGGGGTGCGCGCCGTCaccggactctgggagggctgcGGCGAAGGGCTGGGCAGGAAGCTGCTGGGGGACGGGGCAGGGCCGGAGCTGTGCAGAGCGAAAGGGAGCGCGGCCATGAGCCTGGGCCTGCAAGCCAAGTGGGGAGGGGCACGGGCCAGGCCTACCTGACGTTGGAGTTGGGCTGTGAGCTGGGTGGGCCGGGCTGCGGGGacggctgggggggagggggcatcGACTGCGGGGTCTGCACCTGCTGGCCCGGCGACGGTGACGACAGCATGGTGAGGCCACTCTGGCTgacctggagggggaggggctcagCCTGCTCACCCgccccacgccccccccccccactccccactcacAAGCCCCTTCTCTCTCGCAGCCTCGCCATACACCCTGGTCTTTCTCTGATGCCCCGCCTCTCAAATACAAACACGGGCACACGCCCCCACCTGTGGGTGCCCACGCAAACACACAGTGACCAAGACGCTGGCAGAAGGGCCGGGCTGGGTGGCCCTCTGCTCCTGGCGGGGGCTTCTGGGCTGCGATGGGACACCCTCAGGTCCCTGCCTCGTGAGTGTGGGAGCCTGTGGGCATGGGAGGGCAGTGAGGCCTGCGCTCTATGACAGGCAGGACCGTCCCACAAACCTCAACAAGACCCCTCAGGCCACAGGCAGCCCCAGCTCTGACAGCACCAAGGTCAAGCCCAGCTGCAGGGCAGTGGGGACGCCTCCATCTTGTTCTGTGTCCCACCTGTGCCTGCCTGACGGGAGCAAAGCCTCCCCTTGTCACCCCTGCCAGCACACCTGGCCTGGGGTTCTGTGGTCTGGCAGCCGAGCAGCCCCTGTGGGACCAGCAGACCCcactgggagaggggagaggggagcggCTTGGCATCGTGCTCCCTTCTCTGCACAGCAGGCTCTCCCTGCAGTCCTCGTCAGGGCGGACACAGCGGGGTCCGCATCCCGCTGTCATCACTAGGACAATGCCATATTCATCCGAGAACGCAGAGGGAGGAAATCACACACCCAGGACTAAGATCGACGGTGTGTGGAAGTAACTACTTTCCACCCGAGAGGCACAAGATGCCAGTTCTGGCAGCGCGGACGGCTCGGGGAGACAGCTGCCCGCCAGCCCTGTGCCCAGCAGCCCCGGAATGAGCCCTGCAGAGCAGCCTTGCCCAGAGCCTGCGGACAGTGCACAAAGGCCCAGCCGCTTGCCACAGGGGGCCACCCCAAAGGCCCTGTCAGCTTCACTCAGAGCTTCCCCCACACCCCAGCAACCTCCTGTGCACTGAGCATCACCTCCGGAGCCTGCTTCCTGGAGCCCAGCTCACACCCCACCCTCCATTCCCAGCCTGCCCAATTCTGCAGACTGACTCTAGCCTGCCCCCCTCACTCTGCACACCGAGGCTGGACATGGCACTGGAGCAGGGCCTGCATGTGTTCACAATGTGATGATGAAACTAAATGAAAACCACCCAGCCAGGTTCTGAAAGGAGGCAGGGTGATCCATGGGAAACAAAACATCTACCCCAGGAGGATGAGCTGATCTGTGAGGCTAGGGCAGTGCTGACGTCCACGCAGTCTGCCAGGGCAGGGCTCCAAGGCAGGAGAAAGGTCTGCGGGGAGACCCCTGGCATCACAGGTATGTCCCACACTCACCAACAGGTCGCATGCAGCAGACACTGCAAGCCAGGGGTGACCCAGACAGTAGCAGATGCCAACATGACCCCAGCAATAGCTGTGGGTGCGAGGCAGCCCTCATGCAGAGCTGGGAGTGGACAGTCCTGCAGCCACACCAACAAAAGAACTTCCAGGGTGTGGGCCAGGAAGCCGTTCTCCTGTTGTCTGTCGAAACTTGAGCGCTGCCTGAAGAGCCCACCACCCACCCTACCAGATGCTAAGTGGGATGTCAGTGCGTGGAGCACGCTTTGTGCTGGGCTCCCCTGCCTGCACCCGGGGTGTGGCTGATAGCACCCAAAGGCCACGGCTGGCCGGCACCACCCTGTACTTTGGAGTGCCCAGCTGTGAGCCCCGTGGCAGCTCAACAGTGCTCCTTCCAGAGCAAGAGAGGCCCAGAAGCACTCAGGTGGTGTGAAAGAGACGCTATTTCTTCCCAGAAGAAACAAAGTCATCAGGAATGAAAAGCTTGACTCTGATCTCTGCGGACTGTTTTTCTGGTCACAGAGCTCCCGAGGTGGAAAGCTGGTTTTCTCTTGACCACAGATCCTAACGAGACACACCAGACGTCTACAGTATTGGACGAGCCAGGCCACGACTCCTCCTCCCAACACACACCCGCCCAGGGAGGCCCCGAGCGGCCATGGTGGAGGGCCcagtgggagaggagggggcgCAGGGTGTGCTCAGCCCATTCCCCACActgttccacacacacacatcagggaAGCGGGTCTGTAACGTAAGAATGACAGCTAAGCTTCCGAATGCTGGAAGAACAGGAAGCAGGAAGACCAAAGCACAGGGGCTGCTGGGAAATGGAGACGCATCCTGTCCTGGTTTTCACCTGCCATCATGGGGTGTGGCTCTCGCGCTGAGTCCTAGTCCAGCGCCCCGCTGGACAGGGATGTGACGGGGACATCTCTCTCATCTACACAAGTTAATGTCAGAGTCAGGCATACAGAACAGTGTTCACTGATTTTCCTGAAACACCCAAATCCCAAACTCCAGCCTGGGCTGTGAGCCCCACCACCCATCAGGTCCCAGCACCACCAAGCGCACAATGAGGCCCCCCTCCTCTGCTCTGAGAGGGCAGACTTGAGAGACCAGGCCTGGGGGCCGCCACCTGGGCCCCCATCCCAGCacctctttcacacacacactggacCCCGTGTTCTGAGGTCAAATGCGTGGGCCCCGCACGTATGTGTCGACCTCCTGGTAGGTGACCAGCTGGTACGATCGAGAGCCTCAAAATGCCCCCGTGAGTCACTCTGGGAAATGTCAGCAAACGGTCCAGGACCTGCCATGCACCACGGCTAACAGCAAAAAACCAGAAGTAACCTCAGGATCCGAGAACAAGACAATAATTAAGGACAGCAGGATACGTTCATAAGAGGAACAGCACACAGCCACGGAAGGCAACACTGACCAAGGGACTCTAATTACAGGACAACCTTTTACTTCTATTGTAAcgtgaaaaagaaagaagccacacacaaaaTCCTAGAGAACCGGAAAGAAAAGAAGCCAAGCAGGCTCTCCCGCTTGAAATGCTTCCCTTGCTTATACTCCCCTCAACCTCTCCCACCTTCTACAGCCACCACCTGTTTTCTAGTTTTAGGGTCAGAATATCTGTAGCCTTGTCTTGTCCACTGTTGCCACTGAGGTTGCAAAAAAAAGGCTGTGAATCCAGAGATTCTCCCTCAGGGGTCTCCTTGCACCCTGGGAACCCCACTGCTGCTAGATCCACACAGTAAGGCAGCCAACTGGCCCCCAGGGACCTGCACGAGCACCCCACACATACCTGCGCCAGACCTGGGAACCCACAGTGCGGCCCCGCAGGCAGGGTGAGGCCTCATTTCCACTCTGCCCAAGGCTGGCCTCTCACTCAGGATGGGGTGGACACCCCTCCCATAAACCCTGAAGGTACATCCTCAGAAAACCAAACCCGCTCGCAGGTATGAGTGGTGGCGCCTCCTGTCCACCCAGCTACCCGAGTCCCCACCTGGGGAGAAGAGCCCACGCCTGCCTCAGCCCTGCCGGCTGTCAG harbors:
- the MED15 gene encoding mediator of RNA polymerase II transcription subunit 15 isoform X3; amino-acid sequence: MDVSGQETDWRSAAFRQKLVSQIEDAMRKAGVAHSKSSKDMESHVFLKAKTRDEYLSLVARLIIHFRDIHNKKSQASVSDPMNALQSLTGGPAAGAAGIGLPARGPGQPLGGMGGLGAMGQPMPLSGQPPPGTSGMAPHGMAVVSTAAPQTQLQLQQVALQQQQQQFQAQQQAALQQQQQQQFQVQQSAMQQQFQAVVQQQQLQQQQQQQHLIKLHHQNQQQMQQQQQQQLQRMAQLQLQQQQQQQQQQQQALQAQPPIQQPPMQQPQPPPSQALPQQLQQLHHPQHHQPPPQPQPPVAQNQPSQLPPQSQTQPLVSQAPALPGQMLYAQPQLKLVSQSGLTMLSSPSPGQQVQTPQSMPPPPQPSPQPGPPSSQPNSNVSSGPAPSPSSFLPSPSPQPSQSPVTARTPQNFSVPSPGPLNTPVNPSSVMSPAGSSQAEEQQYLDKLKQLSKYIEPLRRMINKIDKNEDRKKDLSKMKSLLDILTDPSKRCPLKTLQKCEIALEKLKNDMAVPTPPPPPVPPTKQQYLCQPLLDAVLANIRSPVFNHSLYRTFVPAMTAIHGPPITAPVVCTRKRRFEEDERQSIPNVLQGEVARLDPKFLVNLDPSHCSNNGTVHLICKLDDKDLPSVPPLELSVPADYPAQSPLWIDRQWQYDANPFLQSVHRCMTSRLLQLPDKHSVTALLNTWAQSIHQACLSAA
- the MED15 gene encoding mediator of RNA polymerase II transcription subunit 15 isoform X4 gives rise to the protein MDVSGQETDWRSAAFRQKLVSQIEDAMRKAGVAHSKSSKDMESHVFLKAKTRDEYLSLVARLIIHFRDIHNKKSQASVSAQLQLQQVALQQQQQQFQAQQQAALQQQQQQQFQVQQSAMQQQFQAVVQQQQLQQQQQQQHLIKLHHQNQQQMQQQQQQQLQRMAQLQLQQQQQQQQQQQQALQAQPPIQQPPMQQPQPPPSQALPQQLQQLHHPQHHQPPPQPQPPVAQNQPSQLPPQSQTQPLVSQAPALPGQMLYAQPQLKLVRAPMVVQQPQVQPQVPQVQPQVPPQTAVPTAQASQIVGPGVQVSQSGLTMLSSPSPGQQVQTPQSMPPPPQPSPQPGPPSSQPNSNVSSGPAPSPSSFLPSPSPQPSQSPVTARTPQNFSVPSPGPLNTPVNPSSVMSPAGSSQAEEQQYLDKLKQLSKYIEPLRRMINKIDKNEDRKKDLSKMKSLLDILTDPSKRCPLKTLQKCEIALEKLKNDMAVPTPPPPPVPPTKQQYLCQPLLDAVLANIRSPVFNHSLYRTFVPAMTAIHGPPITAPVVCTRKRRFEEDERQSIPNVLQGEVARLDPKFLVNLDPSHCSNNGTVHLICKLDDKDLPSVPPLELSVPADYPAQSPLWIDRQWQYDANPFLQSVHRCMTSRLLQLPDKHSVTALLNTWAQSIHQACLSAA
- the MED15 gene encoding mediator of RNA polymerase II transcription subunit 15 isoform X5 codes for the protein MNALQSLTGGPAAGAAGIGLPARGPGQPLGGMGGLGAMGQPMPLSGQPPPGTSGMAPHGMAVVSTAAPQTQLQLQQVALQQQQQQFQAQQQAALQQQQQQQFQVQQSAMQQQFQAVVQQQQLQQQQQQQHLIKLHHQNQQQMQQQQQQQLQRMAQLQLQQQQQQQQQQQQALQAQPPIQQPPMQQPQPPPSQALPQQLQQLHHPQHHQPPPQPQPPVAQNQPSQLPPQSQTQPLVSQAPALPGQMLYAQPQLKLVRAPMVVQQPQVQPQVPQVQPQVPPQTAVPTAQASQIVGPGVQVSQSGLTMLSSPSPGQQVQTPQSMPPPPQPSPQPGPPSSQPNSNVSSGPAPSPSSFLPSPSPQPSQSPVTARTPQNFSVPSPGPLNTPVNPSSVMSPAGSSQAEEQQYLDKLKQLSKYIEPLRRMINKIDKNEDRKKDLSKMKSLLDILTDPSKRCPLKTLQKCEIALEKLKNDMAVPTPPPPPVPPTKQQYLCQPLLDAVLANIRSPVFNHSLYRTFVPAMTAIHGPPITAPVVCTRKRRFEEDERQSIPNVLQGEVARLDPKFLVNLDPSHCSNNGTVHLICKLDDKDLPSVPPLELSVPADYPAQSPLWIDRQWQYDANPFLQSVHRCMTSRLLQLPDKHSVTALLNTWAQSIHQACLSAA
- the CCDC74B gene encoding LOW QUALITY PROTEIN: coiled-coil domain-containing protein 74B (The sequence of the model RefSeq protein was modified relative to this genomic sequence to represent the inferred CDS: substituted 1 base at 1 genomic stop codon); translation: MSAAGVAAGLRPPSSGIPGSRGASRPRLPAVPPYPGQHGAPVGLSEAQKRALDLEKRLQFLQQQHSETLVKLHEEIEHLKRENKDLHYKLIMNQKPQRKGSISSSSFQSNKSISNTVVSANSQGKARSQRTSSKKQDSKADVPQKLDLEEEPLVAALLHSSRVDKALGAQGLAKDKVESSNPAATSVAGSLHKGKQVPGVPPAMRLPLHLCKPATLQQCEVVIRQLWNANLLQAQELQHLKSLLERSQRHRAALEEARPGSPKDQEALHPGAMLLPKVATRGVSKKCLILSRAPMAEXAILPALKRSLKSNFAERQRRLQAVQSRWLHYSVL